The sequence below is a genomic window from Methylotuvimicrobium sp. KM2.
TTTTGAATATCCTTAATGGCTTGGAATCGGACCGCGTAACGCTGGCTTTTGTCGCGGAGTTTTCGCGCGGCAAAACGGAGTTGATCAATGCTTTATTTTTTGCCGAAACCGGTGTCCGCTTGTTGCCTTCAACACCTGGCCGGACAACGATGTCGCCAACCGAAGTATTTTATGACGAAGAGGGGGGCAGTTATATTCGTCTGCTGAATATAGAAAGTCGCTTAGAAGATCTTTCGCTGGCCGAATATAAAAACAATCCCGCTCGTTGGACACAAATCGATCTAAATTTCGATTCTCCGACGCAAATGCAAGAAGCATTTAGAGAGTTGATAGCCACCAAGACCGTGCCAAGGGATGTAGCGGATAAACTGGGGTTATGGAACGAGCGTGAAGCTGCCGAGCAAGGGGTTGTTAATCCTGAAACCGTTGAAATTCCATGCTGGCGCCATGCATTAATCAGTTTTCCGCATCCGTTATTGAAGGAAGGGCTTTGTATTCTCGACACGCCGGGCTTAAATGCATTAGGTACCGAACCTGAGCTGACGTTGAATATGCTTCCAAGCGCTCAGGCAATCATATTCGTCTTAGCTGCCGATACCGGAGTGACTAAAAGCGACTTGGAAATGTGGCGTAATCATGTCTGTAGTGCTAGGGGCGGGAGAAAGCATGGGCTGGCTGTCGTCATGAACAAAATCGATTCGATGTGGGACGATCTAGCCGGTGAGACGGGTTATGACGCAGCCATAGAATCGCAAATTAGTACATCGGCCGGAATTTTAAATATCGACGAATCATCAATCTTTCCGGTATCGGCTAAGCAGGCGCTGCTGGCTAAGGTAAAATCCGATAATGTGCTGCTCGAAAAAAGTCGGTTATATTCCTTGGAAAAATATTTGTCCGAAGACATCCTAAAGCAACGGCGGCAAATATTACTCAATACGATTAAAAAAGATATCGGTTTTTTGGTGGGCGAATCGTCTAATCTTACCGACGGTAAGCTGGCCAATGCGGCCAAGCAATTAGAGGAGTTCAAGAAGCTGGACTTTGAAAATCATGAAATGACCGAAAAGCTGATGGCCGAAACCCGCGACAGGCAACAGCATTACATGGTCAATGTCGAAAATTTTCAAGCCAGCCGTAAGGTTTTTAGTGTACAGGCAAAAATCCTGATTGACTCGTTTGCCAAGGAAAAAGTCGACGAGATCATCCGGCAGACTCGGGAAGATATGACCAAGAGTTTAACGACATACGGCATGAAGCAACAAATCCGTAAGTTGTTCGACGATTTACGGGACTTATTGCAGGATGCAGTCGATACGACTAATGAAACGCGCCGTTTGGTTAAAGCAATTCATAAAAAGTTTCAGGACGAATACGGTTTCAAGGAAATCGAACCGCAGCTTTTCTCGATTAAGCAATACCAGTTCGAATTAGAACAGATCTTCGAAGAAGGCGAAGCATTCCGGACCAGCGCAAAAACCACATTGACCGAACAAAGCATTGTAATTAACAAGCTTTATAGTACGTTAATCAGTAAAGCGCGAAACATTATGAAACATGCCCAAAAAGATGCCGCCGCTTGGAGTAACAGTGTGTTGACACCATTGATGCACCAAATCAAGGATCATAAAAAACAGATTGAAGGGCGTTTGCAAATGCTGAGAAAGATTAATGAATCCAAAGGCAGCGTTGCCGAAAATATAGCGATTCTGGAACAAGAGCTAGAGCCGTTAAAAAGACAGCGAAGCGAATTGGCAACGATCATCAAGGCGATGCAATTGGATATGTCTGGTGATAGTGAGCAGTAAACAGTGAGAAGTAAATAGTGAACAGTGAACAGGGCGCATCGGTTGTGAACTCTGTTGTATGATTTTTCGGGTACGCCTACAAAATACTCGAAGCGTTCTCTTCTTGGTGTTGTCGAATAAGGGAGTTGCCTTTCGCGCCTATTTTTCTTTACCCTGGTCCCTAGATTTTTCTAAAAATCAAATCCCAAACGCCGTGGCCGAGGCGTAGGCCACGGTTTTCGAATTTAGTTAGGGGCCGATAGGAGGGGCGCTCGCTATATCCTCCGCCTACATCGGTATTTTTAAGATCCGACGCATTCGATAATACCGCCAGCATATGCTTAGCATAGTTTTCCCAGTCCGTTGCGCAATGAAAATAACCTCCCCGTGTCAACTTTGCCGTGACCAAATCGACGAATGCCGGTTTGACGATACGCCGTTTATGGTGACGCTTTTTCGGCCAAGGGTCGGGAAAAAACAAATGAACGCCCGCTAGGCTTTGATCGGGGATGCATCGTGCCAGAATCTCGACTGCATCATGGCAAAAAATTCGCACATTGCGCAGTTCGCGCGCTTCCAGTTGCATAATCAAATGGCCGACGCCCGGTCTATGCACCTCAATGCCGATGTAATCGCAATCGGGGGTCGCCTCGGCCATGTCTGCTAGGCTATCGCCGTTTCCGAAACCGATTTCGACGATAATCGGCGCTTCGCGTCCGAAAATTTCGCTGAAACGGCATTCGATACCGGGCTCCAGGCCGTACTTATTCCAGAAATCGGCGAGGGCTTGCTGCTGGCCTACGGTGATGCGGCCTTGACGCCGCGAAAAGCTTCGGATTTTGCCTGCGTTGGATAAATCAGGGGAATTCATGCTGACGGAGTGCGGTGTTTGTATTGCAATATTAATGAATACGGCTGAATCGGTTGGGTTAGCGAAGCGTAACCCAATAGTTCAGTGCGAATGCATGTGCTTAGAGTTGAAAAAACAGCCAAGCGAATCCTATTTGGCAGTTTAATCATGAAGCACATGAAGTATTTCAAGAGATTACCTAAAGTTCATGAAAGTCTGGTAATCGCCCCAGTAAATGAAAGTGCTAGGCGTTAGGGAGGGTGCGGTCACTCGCCCGACAGGACGCCGTGAACCCAGCACCTAAATTATCCAAGATAGTTAACCATAGCCAATGGGCTATGGAATTTAGGTGCTGGGTGAATACGTCCATGTAGGCTCGACGGCGGCTTTCCCTGCCGCCGACGCCTGTCGGTCGAGCAACCGCACCCTCTCCGGAACCGGCATTTTCTCTGCCGAGCTTCTTATATCGAAAAATTAGATAAAGAGCCAAAATCTACGAACTTCCACAGTAATATTTCCGCTAATCTTTTGGGTGAACGAAAGCAAGCTCAGCTTTAACATTTTTCGGTATTTGGGTCATGGGTGTTTGATTTGTTAAGGCTGGGCAAGTTATTGAATTAACTTCTTATACTTCATGGTGAAGGTTTTTTTCTAGGTTTAAAGAAACAAACCGTCGATCGGCGACGAAGCCGAAGCGAAACGTTTTCTTGGCATGCGTCCGGCTAAAAATGCCAGGCGACCGGCTTCGATCGCTTTTCTCATCGCTTCAGCCATCATGATCGGATGTTGGGCAGCGGCGATTGCGGTATTCATTAGCACGCCATCGCAGCCGAGCTCCATCGCGATAGCGGCATCGGAAGCCGTGCCGACGCCGGCGTCGACCAGAATCGGTACGTTGGCGTTCTCGACGATGGTCAAAATGTTGTACGGATTACGAATGCCCAATCCCGAGCCGATCGGTGCAGCCAATGGCATCACAGCTACACAGCCGATATCTTCCAGTCTTTTCGCGGCAATCGGGTCATCATTGGTATAAACCATCACATCGAAACCGTCCTTGACCAACAATTCCGCCGCGACATACGTTTCGGCGACATCGGGGAATAAGGTTTTTTGGTCGGCCAAGACTTCCAGTTTGACCAGCTTATGACCGCCTAATAACTCCCTGGCCAAACGGCAGGTCCGCACGGCATCGTCGGCGGTGAAGCAACCGGCGGTATTCGGCAGGATTGTGTACTTATCAGGCGAAATAACATCGAGCAGGTTGGGTTCGCCCGGGTTTTGGCCGATATTGGTCCGTCGGATCGCGACCGTGACGATTTCCGCACCACTGGCTTCGATAGCCAGGCGGGTTTCCTCCAAATCTTTATACTTGCCGGTACCGACCAATAAGCGCGAATGAAAGCGAGTGCCGGCTACGGTGAAGGTATCGTCCTGGCCGCCGCCGATGGCATGAACGATTTCCAGACGGTCATTGTCCTGTAGCGTTTGCTGTTCGTAGCGGTCGAACGGCAGGATTTCTTTATTCAACTCAACCGCGATGCGCTTGCCGCTTAGCCCCATATCGGCCACAATCCGTGCGACCGTTGTCGCTTCCGGATATTCGCGGGGTTCGCCATTTAGCAATATATTCACGTTTACGCTCCGTATCAATTTTCAGTCTTTCTGCGCGCAACTACTGCCGCAGCGAGATCTTTCAACAACTGTGCCGAGTCTTCCCAGCCCAAGCAGGCATCGGTAATACTTTGCCCAAAAGTCAATGGTTTGCCGGGGATTACGTCCTGGCGTCCGGCCTTTAAATGGCTTTCGATCATGACGCCGATGATGCGTTTGTCGCCGCCGGCAATTTGACCACCGACATCCTCGCCGACGATCAACTGGCGTTGATATTGTTTCAAGCTATTCGCATGGCTGAAGTCAATCATAATGCGAGGTCGTAGCCCTGAATTTTCCAGTCCTTCCGCGACTTTTTCAACATTGACCGCATCGTAGTTGGGTTGGCCGTTGCCGCCGCGCAAAATAATGTGAGCATCTTCATTGCCGCGCGTCGAAAAAATCGCCGAACGGCCTTCCTTCGTTAATGAGAGAAAGTGATGGGGGCTCATTGCCGCGCCGATTGCATCGATCGCGATTTTGATCGAACCATCGGTCGCGTTTTTGAAACCGACCGCGCAGGATAGACCGGAAGCCAATTCCCGATGCACCTGACTCTCGGTGGTTCTTGCGCCGATGGCCCCCCACGAAATCAAGTCGGAAACATACTGAGGTGTGATCAAATCGAGATATTCGGTTGCGGCCGGCATACCCAGCGTGTTCAAGTCCAACAATAAGCGTCGGGCAATACGCAGGCCTTTGTTGATATCGAAGCTGGAATCCAGATCGGGGTCGTTAATCAAACCTTTCCAACCGACCGTAGTTCTAGGCTTTTCGAAATATACGCGCATCACGATCAGTAGATCTTGGTTCAATTCGTCTTTGATCGCCTTGAGCTTTTTTCCATACTCGATCGCCGCTTCCGGATTATGAATCGAACACGGGCCGATCACGACTAACAAGCGGTCGT
It includes:
- the thiS gene encoding sulfur carrier protein ThiS, which gives rise to MNILLNGEPREYPEATTVARIVADMGLSGKRIAVELNKEILPFDRYEQQTLQDNDRLEIVHAIGGGQDDTFTVAGTRFHSRLLVGTGKYKDLEETRLAIEASGAEIVTVAIRRTNIGQNPGEPNLLDVISPDKYTILPNTAGCFTADDAVRTCRLARELLGGHKLVKLEVLADQKTLFPDVAETYVAAELLVKDGFDVMVYTNDDPIAAKRLEDIGCVAVMPLAAPIGSGLGIRNPYNILTIVENANVPILVDAGVGTASDAAIAMELGCDGVLMNTAIAAAQHPIMMAEAMRKAIEAGRLAFLAGRMPRKRFASASSPIDGLFL
- a CDS encoding dynamin family protein — translated: MRNPEFKEQLHEYSQWRSQLMQAIEMYQEWRIRYGMNDVHSTGTILNILNGLESDRVTLAFVAEFSRGKTELINALFFAETGVRLLPSTPGRTTMSPTEVFYDEEGGSYIRLLNIESRLEDLSLAEYKNNPARWTQIDLNFDSPTQMQEAFRELIATKTVPRDVADKLGLWNEREAAEQGVVNPETVEIPCWRHALISFPHPLLKEGLCILDTPGLNALGTEPELTLNMLPSAQAIIFVLAADTGVTKSDLEMWRNHVCSARGGRKHGLAVVMNKIDSMWDDLAGETGYDAAIESQISTSAGILNIDESSIFPVSAKQALLAKVKSDNVLLEKSRLYSLEKYLSEDILKQRRQILLNTIKKDIGFLVGESSNLTDGKLANAAKQLEEFKKLDFENHEMTEKLMAETRDRQQHYMVNVENFQASRKVFSVQAKILIDSFAKEKVDEIIRQTREDMTKSLTTYGMKQQIRKLFDDLRDLLQDAVDTTNETRRLVKAIHKKFQDEYGFKEIEPQLFSIKQYQFELEQIFEEGEAFRTSAKTTLTEQSIVINKLYSTLISKARNIMKHAQKDAAAWSNSVLTPLMHQIKDHKKQIEGRLQMLRKINESKGSVAENIAILEQELEPLKRQRSELATIIKAMQLDMSGDSEQ
- the aroG gene encoding 3-deoxy-7-phosphoheptulonate synthase AroG; translation: MLSKYNTDDLRISETKEVIAPVAVHEELPMNELAATTVLQTRAEIHDILTGDDDRLLVVIGPCSIHNPEAAIEYGKKLKAIKDELNQDLLIVMRVYFEKPRTTVGWKGLINDPDLDSSFDINKGLRIARRLLLDLNTLGMPAATEYLDLITPQYVSDLISWGAIGARTTESQVHRELASGLSCAVGFKNATDGSIKIAIDAIGAAMSPHHFLSLTKEGRSAIFSTRGNEDAHIILRGGNGQPNYDAVNVEKVAEGLENSGLRPRIMIDFSHANSLKQYQRQLIVGEDVGGQIAGGDKRIIGVMIESHLKAGRQDVIPGKPLTFGQSITDACLGWEDSAQLLKDLAAAVVARRKTEN
- the trmB gene encoding tRNA (guanosine(46)-N7)-methyltransferase TrmB is translated as MNSPDLSNAGKIRSFSRRQGRITVGQQQALADFWNKYGLEPGIECRFSEIFGREAPIIVEIGFGNGDSLADMAEATPDCDYIGIEVHRPGVGHLIMQLEARELRNVRIFCHDAVEILARCIPDQSLAGVHLFFPDPWPKKRHHKRRIVKPAFVDLVTAKLTRGGYFHCATDWENYAKHMLAVLSNASDLKNTDVGGGYSERPSYRPLTKFENRGLRLGHGVWDLIFRKI